A portion of the Suricata suricatta isolate VVHF042 chromosome 11, meerkat_22Aug2017_6uvM2_HiC, whole genome shotgun sequence genome contains these proteins:
- the LOC115271828 gene encoding LOW QUALITY PROTEIN: olfactory receptor 52Z1-like (The sequence of the model RefSeq protein was modified relative to this genomic sequence to represent the inferred CDS: deleted 1 base in 1 codon), with product MTISSNHTNLRDIWYTMIGIPGLEYAHRWISIPICFMYMVAVVGNAFFLFLIFTERSLHEPMYFFLPMLALADIFLSTVTTPKMLAIFWCQDGGIFFGFCVSQMFFLHFIFVAESAILLAMAFDRYVAIRYPLRYSTILNPSVIGKMGIASLIGRSFFICFPLVFLVYRLTYCGRNIIHHSYCEHMGIARIACDSIKVNIYYGVIVALFSTCLDVVLIIISYALILCTVFRIPSQDARLKTLGTCSSHVCVSLLFYTPAFFSFFAHRFGGHNIPLHVHILLANLYVVVPPTLNPIIYGVKTKQVQEKFVQVFSVSKKFC from the exons ATGACAATCTCTTCAAACCACACCAACCTTAGAGATATTTGGTACACCATGATTGGGATCCCAGGACTGGAATATGCACACAGATGGATTTCCATTCCCATCTGTTTCATGTACATGGTTGCTGTTGTAGGCAACGCCTTCTTTCTATTCCTGATCTTCACTGAACGCAGTCTTCATGAACCCATGTACTTTTTCTTGCCCATGTTAGCCCTGGCAGATATCTTTCTCTCCACAGTCACCACACCAAAGATGCTAGCAATCTTCTGGTGCCAAGATGGGggtattttttttggtttctgtgtgtcccaaatgttttttctccatttcatcttTGTGGCAGAGTCTGCCATATTGCTGGCCATGGCGtttgaccgctatgtggccattcGTTATCCATTAAGATACAGTACCATTCTAAACCCCTCAGTCATTGGAAAAATGGGTATTGCATCTCTGATT GGAAGGAGTTTCTTCATCTGCTTCCCCTTGGTTTTTCTGGTTTATCGACTTACTTACTGTGggaggaatattattcatcacTCATATTGTGAACACATGGGCATTGCCAGGATAGCCTGTGATAGTATCAAAGTCAACATCTACTATGGGGTGATTGTGGCCCTGTTTTCTACATGCCTGGATGTGGTGCTTATCATCATCTCCTATGCTCTTATACTCTGTACTGTGTTTAGAATTCCTTCCCAAGATGCCCGACTCAAGACTCTGGGTACTTGCAGCTCCCATGTCTGTGTTAGCCTGCTATTCTATACTCCAgcctttttttcattctttgctcACCGATTTGGGGGCCACAATATACCACTCCATGTACACATCCTCCTTGCCAATCTTTATGTGGTGGTACCACCCACTCTCAACCCCATCATTTATGGAGTTAAGACCAAGCAAGTTCAGGAGAAGTTTGTCCAGGTCTTTTCTGTGAGCAAGAAATTCTGCTGA